A region from the Oceanidesulfovibrio marinus genome encodes:
- a CDS encoding acyltransferase family protein, with protein MSTNRELTSYLKGIAILCVVSGHFSQRFMPAELPTYGNHLIAVFFLLSGFGLYHSLKKSDASCEPLFQFYLKRFLRIFPLYWVSFFIDLGFDSSATFSRDMVYDFFLINFTDPPRVWFLHALIPCYVFAPAVYNLIRKYGLRSLYIFIGVFTALNIIMPAMDAPDVRCWIYRDIYFSEYFLFCVGMLFPLLKEAVMPSQNRIYLALLFIVMMISAALTTEINYFPDVQLDIKTAISIIFIFTTTAFVYLFIFNSTLTLPFKKTLCRIGAYTYSIYLFEGMFATALYDFNIISGKYLVNGLIFAVFFPLFFMFCVFIENLSSNGYILARRVFISRPAVSIQK; from the coding sequence GTGAGTACAAACCGCGAGCTGACGTCGTATCTCAAGGGGATTGCCATTCTCTGCGTTGTGAGCGGACATTTCTCGCAACGTTTTATGCCCGCGGAGCTGCCCACCTACGGCAATCATCTCATCGCCGTCTTCTTTCTCTTGAGCGGCTTCGGCCTGTACCACTCGCTCAAGAAAAGCGACGCATCATGCGAACCACTGTTCCAGTTCTACCTGAAGCGATTCCTGCGGATCTTCCCACTCTACTGGGTCAGCTTTTTCATCGATCTGGGATTCGACAGCTCTGCGACGTTCAGCCGCGACATGGTCTATGACTTTTTCCTGATCAACTTTACAGACCCGCCGCGCGTCTGGTTTCTCCACGCGCTGATACCCTGCTACGTCTTTGCGCCGGCTGTCTATAATCTGATTCGGAAGTACGGGCTCAGGTCACTCTACATCTTCATCGGTGTATTCACGGCGCTCAACATCATCATGCCGGCCATGGATGCGCCCGACGTCCGCTGCTGGATCTACAGAGACATCTACTTCTCGGAGTACTTCCTGTTCTGCGTGGGCATGCTCTTTCCTTTGCTGAAAGAAGCCGTCATGCCTTCGCAGAACCGCATCTATCTGGCGCTGCTCTTTATCGTCATGATGATATCCGCAGCACTGACCACAGAGATCAATTACTTTCCAGACGTACAGCTCGACATAAAAACCGCGATCTCGATCATCTTCATCTTCACGACCACAGCCTTTGTCTACCTCTTCATCTTCAACAGCACGCTTACGCTGCCGTTCAAGAAAACTCTCTGTAGAATTGGCGCCTACACCTACTCGATCTATCTGTTTGAAGGCATGTTTGCGACCGCGCTCTACGATTTCAACATCATCTCCGGGAAATACTTAGTCAACGGCCTGATCTTCGCCGTATTCTTCCCGCTGTTCTTCATGTTCTGCGTCTTTATCGAGAACCTCTCTTCCAATGGCTACATCCTTGCCAGAAGAGTTTTCATAAGCCGGCCCGCAGTCAGCATCCAGAAGTAG
- a CDS encoding flavodoxin family protein produces MKIVTLLGSAKKKGNTATVLGWTEDELRALGHEVERVELANANISGCMGCAKCRKHPDEIACVQNDDANVILGKMIAADAVLFASPLYFWSFTAQMKLLIDRTYALVANYLQPNQISLMQDKRIGLIATGGSTYEDNAEAMFTTFDRLAGFLMVEKAGELYAQCQSHPSRVPADVEEKAKELARSLTA; encoded by the coding sequence ATGAAGATTGTCACGCTCCTGGGGAGCGCCAAGAAGAAGGGCAACACGGCAACGGTGTTGGGCTGGACGGAAGACGAGTTGCGGGCCCTGGGGCACGAAGTGGAGCGGGTGGAGTTGGCCAACGCGAACATCAGCGGATGTATGGGCTGCGCCAAATGCCGCAAGCATCCGGATGAGATCGCCTGCGTGCAGAATGATGATGCGAACGTCATTCTGGGGAAGATGATCGCCGCCGACGCAGTGCTGTTCGCGTCGCCGCTGTATTTCTGGTCGTTCACGGCGCAGATGAAACTGCTGATCGACCGTACGTACGCCCTGGTGGCCAACTACCTGCAGCCCAATCAGATTTCGCTGATGCAGGACAAGCGCATCGGCCTCATCGCCACAGGCGGCAGCACCTATGAGGACAACGCCGAGGCCATGTTCACGACCTTTGACCGGCTTGCCGGCTTCCTGATGGTGGAGAAGGCCGGGGAGCTGTACGCGCAGTGCCAGAGCCACCCCTCCCGGGTGCCGGCGGATGTCGAGGAAAAAGCAAAGGAGCTGGCGCGGTCTCTGACGGCGTAG
- a CDS encoding MarC family protein: MSGVSIFEIAAPLFLIMDPIGNGPMALALLKRFPPKTQQKIILRELVFALLIAVFFAFLGDKLLGFLNIDPSTLRVAGGVILFIISLRMVFPPPNEGEEALDPAASDPFIVPIAVPFIAGPSLLAAVMLYAHRDDGVWTALGGLGLAWLGTAAIMLLMPQLSRLLGKRGMRAAERLMGLILILLSVQMLEDGVRMFVESM, translated from the coding sequence ATGAGCGGCGTTTCCATTTTTGAGATCGCGGCCCCGCTGTTCCTCATCATGGACCCCATCGGCAACGGGCCCATGGCTCTGGCGCTGCTCAAGCGGTTTCCGCCCAAGACCCAGCAGAAGATCATCCTGCGCGAGCTGGTCTTTGCGCTGCTCATCGCGGTTTTCTTCGCTTTTCTTGGCGACAAGCTGCTGGGCTTCTTGAATATTGATCCCTCCACGCTGCGTGTGGCCGGTGGCGTCATTCTGTTCATCATCTCCCTGCGGATGGTCTTCCCGCCGCCGAACGAAGGCGAGGAAGCGCTGGACCCCGCGGCAAGCGATCCCTTCATTGTGCCCATCGCCGTGCCGTTCATCGCCGGACCCTCGCTGCTTGCCGCCGTCATGCTGTACGCGCACCGGGACGATGGGGTCTGGACCGCACTGGGCGGGCTGGGCCTTGCCTGGCTCGGTACAGCCGCGATCATGCTGCTCATGCCGCAGCTCTCGCGCCTGCTCGGTAAACGCGGCATGCGCGCCGCCGAACGGCTCATGGGCCTGATCCTCATCCTCCTGTCTGTGCAGATGCTCGAAGACGGCGTACGCATGTTCGTCGAGAGCATGTAA
- a CDS encoding lactate utilization protein, protein MDNYDTHYWGLRLDDCEKALTKNNFEVFRADNAADAGRLVLETILPATGAKTLSWGGSVTLGALGIPDAVKNDSQYEALDPYPKNASPEEMIAIRRQALQVDCYMLSANAVTLTGKLVNLDMVGNRVGALTFGPKNVIVIAGRNKLVADIEDALFRVKDRAAPPNAMRLDKKTPCTKTGFCEDCSSPDRICNTWTITEKSFPKKRIKVVLVNEDLGL, encoded by the coding sequence ATGGACAATTACGATACCCACTACTGGGGCCTGCGCCTGGACGACTGCGAAAAGGCGCTGACCAAGAACAACTTCGAGGTCTTTCGCGCCGACAACGCAGCCGACGCCGGCCGCCTCGTGCTCGAAACGATTCTGCCCGCCACCGGCGCCAAGACCCTTTCCTGGGGCGGCTCCGTTACCCTGGGCGCTCTGGGCATCCCCGATGCGGTGAAGAACGATTCGCAGTATGAGGCGCTCGACCCGTATCCCAAAAACGCTTCGCCTGAAGAAATGATCGCCATCCGCCGCCAGGCTTTGCAGGTGGACTGCTACATGCTGAGCGCCAACGCCGTGACCCTCACCGGCAAGCTCGTGAACCTGGATATGGTCGGCAACCGCGTGGGCGCGCTCACCTTCGGCCCCAAGAACGTCATCGTCATCGCCGGCCGCAACAAGCTCGTGGCCGACATCGAAGACGCCCTCTTCCGCGTGAAGGACCGCGCCGCCCCGCCCAACGCCATGCGCCTGGACAAGAAGACGCCCTGCACCAAGACCGGCTTCTGCGAGGACTGTAGCAGCCCGGACCGCATCTGTAACACCTGGACGATCACCGAAAAGTCCTTCCCGAAAAAGCGCATCAAAGTCGTTCTGGTCAACGAGGACCTGGGGCTGTAG
- a CDS encoding DUF309 domain-containing protein, with the protein MTDVRSQCSEPAPELLTRAVAHFNNREFFATHDVLETLWLLEKGPVRNLYKGIIMIAGGMHHNQRGKRTGCLSLLQKGADYVAPYLPSCMGLDLERLVADARAALAWVTERQGCAPVPDELIPVIHPV; encoded by the coding sequence ATGACCGACGTTCGCTCACAATGCAGCGAGCCCGCGCCGGAGCTCCTCACCCGGGCCGTGGCGCACTTCAACAACCGCGAGTTCTTTGCCACCCACGACGTGCTGGAAACCCTGTGGCTGCTGGAAAAAGGTCCGGTGCGCAACCTGTACAAAGGCATCATCATGATCGCCGGCGGCATGCACCACAACCAGCGCGGCAAGCGTACCGGCTGCCTTTCCCTGCTGCAGAAAGGCGCCGATTACGTGGCCCCCTACCTGCCCTCGTGCATGGGGCTCGACCTGGAACGCCTCGTTGCCGACGCCCGCGCCGCCCTCGCCTGGGTTACCGAACGCCAAGGCTGCGCCCCCGTGCCCGACGAGCTCATCCCGGTCATCCACCCTGTGTAG
- a CDS encoding histone deacetylase family protein, with protein MLEAKNKLGVIFFPAFDWAIEPTHPEREERLLYTQDQLSEEGIFDIEGITEYKPEVATRRDVERVHFCLPSVETVATKSHMISAGGAIRAGRLIMEKEADRAFALVRPPGHHAMKIVEGNRGFCNINIEAVMIEWIRENYGQKRVAIVDTDCHHGDGTQDIYWHDRNTLFISLHQDGRTLYPGSGFPDELGGPNALGKTLNVPLPPRTADEGFLYVIDELVLPILDDFKPDIIINSAGQDNHFTDPITNMNFSAQGYAHLNERLKPDIAVLEGGYAIQGALPYVNLGICLAMAGVDYSKVSEPEYHPEKLRQDVRSMDSIKRICDDVRDRYFNPPSTPRDGDVTGQWFTRMKDVFYDTDGIRESQIESAVICPDCSGTVKTEVWSTSNPLSLCVDIPLDACDKCVGLGRRAIEEGHTKGSYRIVQAINRRDKEYTQFGF; from the coding sequence ATGCTCGAAGCCAAGAACAAGCTCGGCGTCATCTTCTTCCCGGCGTTCGACTGGGCCATTGAGCCCACGCACCCGGAGCGGGAGGAACGGCTCCTCTACACGCAGGACCAGCTCAGCGAAGAGGGCATTTTCGACATCGAGGGAATCACCGAGTACAAGCCCGAGGTCGCCACGCGGCGGGACGTGGAGCGCGTGCACTTCTGCCTGCCCAGCGTGGAGACCGTGGCCACCAAGTCGCACATGATCTCGGCCGGCGGCGCCATCCGCGCCGGACGGCTCATCATGGAAAAGGAGGCCGACCGCGCCTTCGCCCTGGTGCGGCCGCCCGGACACCACGCCATGAAGATCGTGGAGGGCAACCGTGGGTTCTGCAACATCAACATCGAAGCCGTGATGATCGAGTGGATTCGCGAGAACTACGGCCAGAAGCGCGTGGCCATTGTGGATACCGACTGCCACCACGGCGACGGCACCCAGGACATCTACTGGCACGACCGCAACACGCTGTTCATCTCCCTGCACCAGGACGGCCGCACCCTGTACCCCGGCTCCGGCTTCCCGGACGAGCTGGGCGGCCCCAATGCCCTGGGCAAGACCCTGAACGTGCCGCTGCCGCCGCGCACCGCGGATGAAGGCTTCCTTTACGTGATCGACGAGCTCGTGCTGCCCATCCTGGACGACTTCAAGCCGGACATCATCATCAACTCCGCCGGCCAGGACAACCACTTCACCGATCCCATCACCAACATGAACTTCTCGGCCCAGGGCTACGCCCACCTCAACGAGCGGCTCAAGCCGGACATCGCCGTGCTCGAAGGCGGCTACGCCATCCAGGGCGCGCTGCCCTACGTCAACTTGGGCATCTGCCTGGCCATGGCCGGGGTGGACTACTCCAAGGTCTCCGAGCCGGAGTACCACCCGGAAAAGCTGCGCCAGGACGTGCGCTCCATGGACTCCATCAAACGCATCTGCGACGACGTCCGCGATCGCTACTTCAACCCGCCGTCCACACCACGCGACGGCGACGTGACCGGTCAGTGGTTCACCCGCATGAAGGACGTGTTCTACGATACGGACGGCATCCGCGAAAGCCAGATCGAAAGCGCGGTCATCTGCCCGGACTGCTCCGGCACCGTGAAGACCGAGGTCTGGTCCACGTCCAACCCCCTGTCCCTGTGCGTCGACATCCCCCTGGACGCCTGCGACAAATGTGTGGGCCTGGGACGCCGCGCCATCGAGGAAGGCCACACCAAAGGCAGCTACCGCATTGTCCAGGCCATCAACAGACGGGATAAAGAGTACACGCAGTTCGGGTTCTAG
- a CDS encoding hydantoinase/oxoprolinase family protein has product MYLGIDVGGTHTDAVVLDRRNVRAFAKVVTDHDNLLVSVRAAMEDVLSQVKKDRIERIALSTTLSTNAIVENKTEETGVLVSAGPGIDPENYHIGRGYVVIDGSLDHRGFEVKPLNDKEMSDAVQMFRELGMRVHAVVSKFSVRNPAHEIAMLKAVETDSDHVTMGHRVSGMLNFPRRIATAYYNAAVWRLYNTFADAIAQTVDEYGLEASIHVLKADGGTMPLARSRQFPVESILSGPAASVMGIVALCDIHEDALILDIGGTTTDIAVFAGGAPVLEPRGIEVGSYPTLVRALKTRSIGIGGDSKIIITRSGMVRVGPEREGPSMAQGGESPTLIDAMNYLKLADFRDRHASERGIERLARLWDMYPDKLARQAVDFAVNTIVEESRDMVNMLNERPVYTIYELLQGPQIEPRKAFVMGGPAAAFQPLLKEALKMRVETPPNFQVANAIGAALTRTTAELELFADTQKELLHVPSLSIEHPIPRNYNQQAAETDLKRLMVAYLDEMGLPGTRELKDDVEIVESNAFNMVDLFGGAFRNIRVKAQLRPGILD; this is encoded by the coding sequence ATGTACCTCGGAATAGACGTAGGCGGAACGCATACGGACGCGGTGGTTCTGGACCGCCGCAACGTGCGCGCCTTCGCCAAGGTCGTCACAGACCACGACAACCTGCTGGTTTCCGTGCGAGCGGCCATGGAGGACGTCCTCTCCCAGGTGAAGAAAGACCGCATCGAGCGCATTGCCCTGTCCACCACGCTCTCCACCAACGCCATTGTGGAGAACAAAACCGAAGAGACCGGCGTGCTCGTCTCCGCCGGCCCGGGCATCGATCCGGAAAACTACCACATCGGCCGCGGCTATGTGGTCATCGACGGCTCGCTGGACCACCGCGGCTTCGAAGTCAAGCCGTTGAACGACAAGGAAATGAGCGACGCGGTGCAGATGTTCCGCGAGCTGGGCATGCGCGTGCACGCCGTGGTCAGCAAGTTCTCGGTGCGCAACCCGGCCCACGAAATCGCCATGCTCAAGGCCGTGGAGACGGACTCGGACCACGTGACCATGGGCCACCGCGTCTCCGGCATGCTCAACTTCCCCCGCCGCATCGCCACGGCGTACTACAACGCTGCTGTCTGGCGGCTCTACAACACCTTTGCCGACGCTATTGCCCAGACCGTGGACGAGTACGGCCTGGAGGCCTCCATCCACGTGCTCAAGGCTGACGGCGGCACCATGCCGTTGGCGCGTTCCCGCCAGTTCCCGGTGGAGTCCATCCTCTCCGGCCCGGCGGCCAGCGTCATGGGCATCGTGGCGCTGTGCGACATCCACGAGGACGCGCTGATCCTGGACATCGGCGGCACCACCACAGACATCGCAGTGTTCGCCGGCGGCGCTCCGGTGCTGGAACCACGCGGCATTGAGGTAGGCTCCTACCCGACGCTGGTGCGCGCGCTCAAGACACGTTCCATCGGCATCGGCGGCGACTCCAAGATCATCATCACGCGTAGCGGCATGGTCCGCGTGGGACCGGAGCGCGAAGGCCCGAGCATGGCCCAGGGCGGCGAGAGCCCCACGCTCATCGACGCCATGAACTACCTCAAGCTGGCCGACTTCCGCGACCGCCACGCCTCGGAGCGGGGCATCGAACGGCTCGCCCGGCTCTGGGACATGTACCCGGACAAGCTGGCCCGCCAGGCCGTGGACTTCGCCGTGAACACCATTGTGGAAGAAAGCCGCGATATGGTGAACATGCTCAACGAGCGGCCCGTGTACACCATCTACGAGCTGCTCCAGGGACCGCAGATCGAGCCCAGGAAGGCGTTCGTCATGGGCGGCCCTGCCGCGGCGTTCCAGCCGCTGCTCAAGGAGGCCCTGAAGATGCGCGTGGAGACGCCGCCGAACTTCCAGGTGGCCAACGCCATCGGTGCCGCGCTCACACGGACTACGGCCGAGCTGGAGCTCTTCGCCGATACGCAGAAGGAGCTCCTGCACGTGCCCTCGCTCTCCATCGAGCACCCCATTCCCAGAAACTACAACCAGCAGGCCGCCGAGACGGACCTCAAGCGGCTGATGGTGGCGTATCTGGACGAGATGGGCCTGCCCGGAACGCGGGAGCTCAAGGACGATGTGGAGATTGTGGAATCGAACGCCTTCAATATGGTGGATCTCTTCGGTGGGGCGTTCCGCAACATCCGGGTCAAGGCGCAGCTCCGGCCCGGCATTCTGGACTGA
- the pdxA gene encoding 4-hydroxythreonine-4-phosphate dehydrogenase PdxA gives MQQPLCITLGDPNGLGPELVCRLLDPDAGAAAPGIDNVSWVLVGPASSLESHLGNRKPFWAPIGSLDHIDTLGPGVYLFEPEPLRGFSPEPGVASPEGGRAAGVSLAAACDPLLSGKAGAVVTLPLNKAMLQAAGFDFPGHTEFLAQAAGLKPDEVTMHLCGDKLRVSLVTTHPRLADVPRLVTFERVLRCLTHTDGFLRALGLEEGSRDIAVCGLNPHAGESGSIGTEEIEIIAPAIAEAQARGIDAFGPYPADTVFHRALHGEFAAVVAMYHDQGLGPLKLMHFHEAVNVTLGLPFVRTSVDHGTGYDLVGKHTASTGSLEAAISLASTLISQRNTPCTSE, from the coding sequence ATGCAACAACCATTGTGCATAACGCTTGGCGACCCCAACGGCCTGGGGCCCGAGCTGGTATGCCGTCTGCTGGATCCGGACGCGGGAGCCGCCGCGCCCGGCATAGATAATGTCTCCTGGGTGCTGGTCGGACCGGCGTCATCGCTGGAATCGCACCTGGGCAACCGCAAACCGTTCTGGGCGCCTATCGGTTCCCTCGACCACATCGACACCCTCGGTCCCGGCGTCTATTTGTTTGAACCGGAGCCGCTGCGTGGGTTCAGCCCGGAACCCGGTGTTGCCTCGCCCGAGGGCGGACGCGCAGCTGGCGTGAGCTTGGCCGCCGCGTGCGACCCCCTGCTTTCCGGCAAGGCCGGCGCCGTGGTCACGCTGCCTCTGAACAAGGCCATGCTCCAGGCCGCCGGGTTCGATTTTCCCGGCCATACGGAGTTCCTGGCCCAGGCAGCCGGCCTCAAACCGGATGAAGTAACCATGCATCTGTGCGGTGACAAGCTGCGTGTGAGCCTTGTGACCACGCATCCGCGTCTGGCCGACGTGCCCCGGCTGGTGACGTTTGAACGTGTGCTGCGCTGCCTGACGCACACCGACGGCTTTCTCCGGGCTTTGGGCCTGGAGGAGGGCAGCCGCGACATCGCCGTCTGCGGGCTCAACCCCCACGCCGGGGAGTCCGGCTCCATCGGCACGGAGGAGATCGAGATCATCGCCCCGGCCATTGCCGAGGCCCAGGCCCGCGGCATCGACGCCTTTGGTCCGTACCCTGCGGATACAGTTTTCCATCGCGCCCTACATGGCGAGTTCGCGGCCGTGGTCGCCATGTATCACGACCAGGGTCTGGGACCGCTCAAGCTGATGCACTTCCACGAGGCCGTGAACGTGACCCTGGGGCTGCCCTTTGTGCGCACCTCCGTGGACCACGGCACCGGGTACGACCTGGTGGGCAAGCACACGGCCTCCACCGGCAGCCTTGAGGCCGCCATATCTCTTGCTTCCACTTTGATTTCGCAAAGGAATACGCCATGTACCTCGGAATAG
- a CDS encoding VanZ family protein, whose translation MLQSQILRIGWLLSVGLVVALSLLPNASPPSSIPDSDKIAHFIAYSWLSGLAYMAWPRNRAWTRAWIALGLGIALEFCQMLVPQRSFSVFDMLANASGVAFGWWLCSRLLHKVKIGRAA comes from the coding sequence ATGCTCCAATCACAAATACTGCGCATCGGCTGGCTTCTCTCGGTGGGTCTGGTCGTGGCGCTGTCCCTGCTGCCCAATGCCTCGCCGCCGTCCTCCATCCCGGACAGCGACAAGATCGCCCACTTCATCGCCTACTCCTGGCTGAGCGGGCTGGCCTATATGGCCTGGCCCAGAAACCGCGCCTGGACTCGGGCGTGGATTGCGCTGGGCCTGGGCATTGCGCTCGAGTTCTGTCAGATGCTGGTGCCGCAGCGATCGTTCTCCGTGTTCGACATGTTGGCCAACGCCTCGGGCGTGGCTTTCGGCTGGTGGTTGTGCTCGCGCCTGCTGCACAAGGTGAAAATCGGCCGGGCGGCGTAG
- a CDS encoding 3'-5' exonuclease, whose amino-acid sequence MTIDNAAIQILTKDEVNALPLRRYEGPVELVHTARQLDAALSELESEGLLGFDTEKRPCFKKGHVEPTALLQLATAEKVYIFQLLSLDLTAELAAVLADPQITKTGIAVRDDVRDLKARREFEDAGFIDLADVARRHEMETLGLRNLVAAFLGFRLSKKERCSNWARQTLTPQQIAYAATDAWASRELYLAMERAGLDPAVNTL is encoded by the coding sequence ATGACTATAGACAATGCCGCCATTCAAATCTTGACCAAGGACGAGGTCAACGCCCTGCCGTTGCGCCGTTACGAAGGACCTGTGGAGTTAGTCCACACGGCCAGACAGCTGGACGCCGCCCTTTCGGAGCTGGAGTCCGAAGGACTTCTCGGTTTCGACACGGAAAAACGCCCCTGCTTCAAAAAAGGCCACGTGGAACCGACCGCCCTGCTCCAGCTGGCTACAGCCGAGAAGGTCTACATCTTCCAGCTCCTGAGCCTGGACCTGACCGCCGAGCTGGCTGCGGTCCTGGCCGATCCGCAGATCACCAAGACCGGGATAGCCGTGCGCGACGACGTGCGCGACCTCAAGGCCAGGCGCGAGTTCGAGGACGCCGGATTCATAGACCTGGCGGATGTAGCGCGCCGCCACGAGATGGAAACCCTGGGCCTGCGCAACCTTGTGGCCGCCTTCCTGGGCTTCCGGCTCTCCAAAAAGGAGCGCTGCTCCAACTGGGCGCGCCAGACCCTCACCCCGCAGCAGATCGCCTACGCCGCCACGGACGCCTGGGCCAGCCGGGAGCTCTACCTGGCCATGGAGCGCGCCGGGCTCGATCCTGCCGTCAACACTCTCTGA
- a CDS encoding NAD+ synthase has product MKIALLQMDLVVGDLAGNRQKITNRVLEAADNGADLCVTSELAICGYPPRDLLLQEGFVERCLETVQSLAAELAGAPPVLVGCPSVREAHTGKPLSNSAALCRGGTIEAMFHKSLLPTYDVFDERRYFESSPQADRFQCNGRTVGVTICEDIWNDPDFWPHPLYAEDPIKAFEAKSADYLVNLSASPFSIGKQVFRQKMVACLARKYDTPIIFSNQVGGNDDLVFDGRSFAVAADGGLLARAPGFREAILYVDPDAAASPDIPEADMCREAEVWEALRLGLVDYTAKCGFSSVLLGLSGGIDSSVTAAVAVDALGPENVFGVLMPSPYTSRASIEDAELLAESLGIETATLPIEPLMQAFDSSLTPALGEEKGKLTRENIQARIRGNLLMAVSNERRAMLMSTGNKSELSVGYCTIYGDMNGGLNVLSDVPKTLVFSLARWLNQTRGKEVIPERVITKPPSAELSPNQKDQDSLPPYDQLDRILERYVELRQSVETIASHGKEEGYDLETVERVARLVKIAEFKRRQAAPGIKITDRAFGTGWRMPLAAKW; this is encoded by the coding sequence ATGAAAATCGCACTCCTCCAGATGGATCTCGTTGTCGGCGACCTTGCCGGCAACCGGCAGAAGATAACCAATCGCGTTCTCGAGGCCGCCGACAACGGCGCCGACCTCTGCGTCACATCGGAGCTGGCCATCTGCGGCTACCCGCCGCGCGACCTGCTGCTTCAGGAAGGATTCGTGGAGCGCTGCCTGGAAACAGTGCAGTCCCTCGCGGCCGAGCTGGCCGGTGCGCCGCCTGTTCTGGTGGGCTGTCCCTCTGTGCGGGAAGCGCATACCGGCAAGCCCCTGTCCAACTCCGCGGCCCTGTGCCGCGGCGGGACGATCGAGGCCATGTTCCACAAGAGCCTGCTGCCCACCTACGATGTTTTTGACGAGCGCCGCTACTTCGAGTCCTCGCCCCAGGCGGACCGCTTTCAGTGCAACGGCCGCACCGTGGGCGTGACCATCTGCGAGGATATCTGGAACGACCCGGACTTCTGGCCGCACCCCCTGTACGCCGAGGACCCCATCAAGGCATTCGAGGCCAAGAGCGCCGACTACCTGGTAAACCTCTCCGCTTCGCCGTTCTCCATAGGCAAGCAGGTCTTCCGGCAAAAGATGGTCGCCTGCCTGGCGCGCAAGTACGACACGCCCATCATTTTCTCCAACCAGGTGGGCGGCAACGACGACCTCGTCTTCGATGGCCGCAGCTTTGCCGTGGCCGCAGACGGCGGCCTCCTCGCCCGGGCCCCCGGCTTCCGGGAGGCCATCCTCTATGTGGACCCGGACGCCGCGGCCTCCCCGGATATCCCGGAAGCCGACATGTGCCGCGAGGCCGAGGTGTGGGAAGCGCTACGCCTGGGCCTGGTTGACTACACGGCCAAGTGCGGCTTCTCCTCCGTGCTGCTGGGCCTGTCCGGCGGTATCGACTCCTCCGTGACCGCGGCCGTAGCCGTGGACGCCCTGGGCCCTGAAAACGTGTTCGGCGTGCTCATGCCCTCGCCCTACACCAGCCGCGCCAGCATCGAAGACGCCGAGCTCCTGGCCGAAAGCCTGGGCATCGAAACCGCAACCCTGCCCATCGAGCCGCTTATGCAGGCATTCGACTCTTCCCTGACCCCGGCCCTGGGCGAGGAAAAGGGCAAGCTTACCAGAGAGAACATCCAGGCGCGCATCCGCGGCAACCTGCTCATGGCCGTGTCCAACGAGCGCCGCGCCATGCTCATGTCCACGGGCAACAAGTCCGAGCTCTCCGTGGGCTATTGCACCATCTACGGCGACATGAACGGTGGCCTCAACGTGCTTTCCGACGTGCCCAAGACCCTGGTCTTCAGCCTGGCCCGCTGGCTCAACCAGACCCGCGGCAAGGAGGTCATCCCGGAGCGGGTGATTACCAAGCCGCCGTCGGCCGAGCTCTCGCCCAACCAGAAGGATCAGGACTCCCTGCCGCCGTACGACCAGCTCGACCGGATACTGGAGCGCTACGTGGAGCTGCGCCAGTCCGTGGAGACCATCGCGTCCCATGGCAAGGAGGAAGGGTACGACCTGGAGACCGTGGAACGGGTGGCCCGGCTGGTGAAGATCGCGGAGTTCAAACGCCGGCAGGCTGCGCCCGGCATCAAGATTACGGACCGCGCATTCGGCACGGGCTGGCGCATGCCGCTGGCCGCCAAATGGTAG